Proteins found in one Gopherus flavomarginatus isolate rGopFla2 chromosome 18, rGopFla2.mat.asm, whole genome shotgun sequence genomic segment:
- the LOC127036948 gene encoding maestro heat-like repeat family member 5 → MSMALAWWPHCSRQPSQLTRGNGSSVRIRTLMRYALILPGFNRASPLPVCHCQERGSVRAAAILLLGNVVSSVKDPDKPIVQQEMIHCLLPLLLHLEDQNESVTLRCKLTLFRCAVFLRWAHLKTLFCSMAWDSSTQLLKCAWKCLMQNNKSHIPKFLFQALEYLESSQTTIRHSAALFIGNTIHHYCDLLSETVNEDGISRLYEAFQEVPLTSDRTTRRILNRHYKWLQKLGNLVSGSAFD, encoded by the exons ATGTCTATGGCGCTTGCCTGGTGGCCTCACTGCTCCCGCCAGCCAAGTCAGTTAACACGGGGGAACGGCAGCAGCGTGCGGATTAGGACTCTGATGCGTTATGCTCTGATCCTGCCTGGCTTTAACcgggcttcccccctccctgtgtGTCATtgccaggagaggggcagtgtgcGCGCCGCTGCCATTTTACTGCTTGGCAACGTGGTGAGCAGCGTGAAGGACCCGGACAAACCCATCGTGCAGCAGGAAATGATCCACTGCTTGCTCCCGCTGCTGCTGCACCTTGAAGACCAGAATGAGAGTGTGACACTG AGATGCAAACTGACGCTCTTCCGCTGCGCAGTGTTTCTCAGGTGGGCTCATTTGAAGACGCTGTTCTGCAGCATGGCCTGGGAtagctccacacagctcctgaaGTGTGCCTGGAAGTGCTTG ATGCAGAACAACAAGAGCCACATCCCCAAATTCCTGTTCCAGGCCTTAGAGTACCTGGAAAGCTCACAGACAACAATCAGACATTCTGCAGCCCTCTTCATTG GAAATACTATCCACCATTACTGCGACTTGTTGTCTGAAACAGTGAATGAAGATGGCATCTCCCGCCTGTATGAAG cttttCAAGAAGTGCCTTTGACATCTGACAGGACCACAAGGCGCATCCTCAATAGACATTACAAATGGCTGCAGAAGCTTGGAAATCTTGTGTCGGGTTCCGCATTCGACTAG